The genomic DNA CCGAACAAATCGTCGTCCTCGGCGATGGCTTGGCCGGAATGCAGACCCACCTTCAGGCGCAAAGGCAAGTTAGGGTTGGCCTTATTGTGTTCGGCCGTCTGCTTCTGGATGTCGATGGCCGCGCCGATACCGTCGGTGGCCGTGCCGAACGACGCCATGATGCCGTCGCCCGTATGCTTGATCTCTTTGCCGCGGAAGCGCCCCAACGCGGTGCGGACGATGGCGTTGTGGACCCGCACCACCTTCTGGGCGCCCGCGTCGCCGAGACTTTGCGTGAGGGCGGTGGAACCGACCATGTCGGTGAACATGACGGTGACCACGGATTGTTTCTCGCCCGCATCCTTGGGCCGCCCCCAATCGTCGAGGGCCCGATCCATCAGCTTGGCCGCGTTCTTGTCGCCCGCCAGATGGGCTGCCATGGCTGCACGGCCGGACTCGAACATAGCCATGTAGCGGGAATCCGCCAGCAGGTAGTCCTGGTATTTGTCGGCGAAAGACTGGGCCTGGGTCTTCTTGAAGCCGATCGTCTGGACGGTTTCGCCCAGGATGCGCGACGTGGTCAGGACGTCAAGCTGCTTCTCGGACCCCAACGCTTCGCAGGCCCCGGCCAGAAAGAGATTGACGCCAAACTTGTTATAGTTGTCCATCCTTCGCGAAGATGCCACCTGAGCCAGGGAATCGCCCAGGTATTTCATCATGAGCGCCTTCTGCCGTTCGCCGTGGGGACTCATCGGCGGCGGTTCCTTCGGCGCCGAGGGCATTTCGAACCTCGGCTTGGCCTGAGGCCCCTCCCCGTCGTCGGAGCGCGCATTCCCCGCCACCACATCGGCGACCCTCTTTTCGGCTTCCTTGCGGTCGCCGACCGACAAGTTGGCATTGGCCTTGGTGGTAGCCTTGACCGCTTCCGCGGTGGCCGCCGTCGCCTGGGGCTCGGCCGAAACACGCCGCCGAGGCAGGCCGAAATCGAAGTTGAGATTTTCGCGCGACAACGAATAGAGCGCCATCGGCACCGCCGAAAGCAGGAACGACACGATGAAGGTGGCCAACACGATGGCTTCGGCCGTTTGCTTGGATGCCATGACGCCGAAAGCTGTGGAATTCTTCAGGCCCATGGTCACCAGGGTGCTGGCACCCGCGGCAAAGGCCGCGGCAAGAAGGGTGATGACCAGCAGCTTGAGCACCACGCCGGCCA from Magnetospirillum sp. WYHS-4 includes the following:
- a CDS encoding adenylate/guanylate cyclase domain-containing protein produces the protein MAEEKERVLTYEVQIYVNGRWEIYSRFPFDAKDSAIEVAQDLERNKSTANVKVVKEVYNYASNSSSEALVYKSGGTKVDSPQSGKDKKPDRKPEAKPAPPAPRKETKKEAPKKAAGPSKGSPPASEPEPQEEKPRASLAGVVLKLLVITLLAAAFAAGASTLVTMGLKNSTAFGVMASKQTAEAIVLATFIVSFLLSAVPMALYSLSRENLNFDFGLPRRRVSAEPQATAATAEAVKATTKANANLSVGDRKEAEKRVADVVAGNARSDDGEGPQAKPRFEMPSAPKEPPPMSPHGERQKALMMKYLGDSLAQVASSRRMDNYNKFGVNLFLAGACEALGSEKQLDVLTTSRILGETVQTIGFKKTQAQSFADKYQDYLLADSRYMAMFESGRAAMAAHLAGDKNAAKLMDRALDDWGRPKDAGEKQSVVTVMFTDMVGSTALTQSLGDAGAQKVVRVHNAIVRTALGRFRGKEIKHTGDGIMASFGTATDGIGAAIDIQKQTAEHNKANPNLPLRLKVGLHSGQAIAEDDDLFGTHVQLAARIVDKAGAGEVFVSETAHGVCAGKDFRFINRGQFGLKGFADPQTVYQVVIDGLVVPPAPDKEAEEKKKGEGDVPPPPAAQVAQVQPPAQPPSPVQDAAQQQAIAQVMRLQAEPPADPAPAQPVTPVQPAPTPAQPSPTPRPPA